From Deltaproteobacteria bacterium:
TCCCGGAGCCGATCGATGACCGCGGAATCGATCCGGGCGGGATAGTTCGTGCATCGGAGCACGAGCGATCGCTCGTCGCGGCGTTCGATCCTGAAGTCGTTCGTTTCGGCTCCGCGCGCGCCGGAACCCGGCGTCGAGCCCGCGGCGGCAAGCGCATCGATGGCGGATGCGTGCCCGCGAAAGTCATCGGAATGATCGGTTGCCAAGACCAAAGCGGACCCCAGCGAGCGGCCTGTGCCCGTCGCACCCGGATGCGCGGAGTCGAATCCGTCGATAGGAAATTCATTAACAGATTGGGGGTGGTCCTTCAACGCCATCGGCCTCCTTCGTACCGTCGGTCACACAGGACCGCCGCGTCGGGAGTCTCTGCATACGCGATTTGACGCGCTCGCGGGAGCGCCCGAAGATACATCGATGCGGTTTCGGATCATGGTGTTCGCGCTCGTCGCGATGGTCGGATGCGGACGATCGCCGGCTACGGACGACGCGCCGATCGACTTCGATCGCTCGTTCGCGCGGGCGTTGCGAACGAGTGTCCCCGCATATCCGGGCGCGGACGTCGAGATCGCACTCGCGTTGGTCGGGAATGATGGATCGCCGATGAGCCTGGACGCACCCGTTCGCATCGGGTGCCGCGGAGCGAACCCGCGTGGTGACGGGCAGCCCGTGCGCAGGGGCCGATACCGTTTCTGGGTCGAGCCCCGGCTCGACGCACGTCGGGCGACCTGCGCCATATCGCTCGGGTCTCGGGTCTTTCCCAAAGCCGTGGGATTCGACATCGTCGCTCCCTGCGCGCGTGAAACGGAGGAGATCGATCGCACCCGGGCGGACGCGATCGCCCGGCGCTACGCCCCCGTCTTTTACCAGGACGTCGGCCGTTCGCCGCGCGCGGACTTTCTGGCGGCCATCGATTTCGACGACAACCTGGACGCGCGCGACAACCGCGAGAATCTCGACGCTTGGCCGCTCGTGGGGACGGTGTATTATTCGGTCGTCGAGACATCGACGCACGTCTTCGTCGTCTATGCCGTCTTCCATCCCGTCAACTACGGATTCCTGCTCGACGGAACGTCGGAGTTCACGGAAAACAACATGACCGGCCTGCTCGTCGTGGCGGACCGTTCCGCACCCGACCGCCCGCCGATTTTCGTCGAGACTTACGTCGACGGGCAGTTTCTCCAGTATTCGGGTGACGCGCGAATCCTTCCGCGCTCCGAAAATATCGATGGCGTTGTCCCGTTCGAGGACCGAACGCATCCTCGGGTGTTCCTCGAAGCCGGCCGGCACGGCTGCCTGATTTCCTCCGATATCGTGATCGGCGAATTCACGGGCGAGCCAGGCGGCAACTTTCTCGGCGGTGACGGCGTGGTGTATCGGGCGGCGGACGAAGCCCGCGAACCGGAAAGCCCGAACGACCGCAACGCGTCGTATCGTCTCGTTTCGACGTTCGACACGCTTTGGAAAATGCGCGGGGCCGGGGAGCGAAGCCCGTTGTTCGTGGACACGTTTCGCATGGAGACCGGATGCGAATATCCCGAGCGGTTCGCGAGTTCCGGCGGCGTTCGACGCGGCGGGCGGCCGCCATGGGCGTGGGACGACACGGACGACGAGGACGTGCGGATCGGCGAATGGTTCCTGTGGCCCGCGTGGGTCACGCAGAGCCACGTTCAGATGCCGCAGCCCTTCGACTTGCAGTACGTCAGCAATCCGTGTCTCGGGGTCGGCGACTGATCGACCCGCGAGCCGGACAGCGCGAACGGTCACGAACGCGCGAGGAACCTTCGGAAAAGGTCCGGCCCGCTCGGAATCACGAGCCCCGTCGCAGCGGCGTCGAATTCATTGTAACCGCGCCCCGTCGCGTCGCCGACGTCCGTCGATCCCGCGAGCACGTACGGCACCGGCGAATTGGTGTGCGTACGCAGGGCGAGCGGCGTGGGGTGATCGGGCAAGATCAAGAGTCGATACGACGGCTGCGTCCGCAGGTAATCGAGCATCGGCGCGACGACATTCGTGTCGAAGTCTTCGATCGCCTGTTTTTTCAATTCAGGCTTGCCGACGTGGCCGCACTCGTCCGGCGCTTCGACGTGGACGAAGACGAAGTCGCCGCCCGACTCCAGAAACTCGACCGCGGCCGCGACCTTTCCCGCGTAGTTCGTGTCGAGCCAACCCGTCGCGCCCTCGACGTGAAGGACCTTGAGCCCGAGATAAACCCCGATCCCGCGCACCAAATCGACCGCCGACACCACCGCACCGTCGAGCCCGTATTGCTCGCGCATCGTGGGAATCGTCGGGGCCTTTCCCTGCCCCCAAAACCAGATCTGCGTGACCGGCGTCTTGAGCCGGGTGTTTTCGGGCAGATTCGCGAATACGTCGCGCGACCGTTCCATCAGCGAGTTGAGGAGATCGGCTCCGGTGCCGCGCGGCAGGTGACCGTCAATGCGCTCGCCCATGATGTCGTGCGGCGCGCGCGTCTTCAGCGAATCGTCGAATCCCCGTGCAACGCCGAGATGCCGATAACCGACTCCCGGGTAAAACTTGACCCCGTCGCCCGCGAACGCGTCGTTGAGCGCCTCAATCAGCGGGCGGGCGTCGTCCGACGAAATGTGCCCGGCGGAGTAGTCGTCCATCACGAGCGCGCCGCCCTCGGCTTGTCGCAGCGTGACGAGATTCGTGCGCAGGGCGGTTTCGTCGGGCGCAAGGCGCACGCCGATGCTGGCCGCCTCGAGCGGCGCGCGGCCCGAGTACACCCGCTCCGGCGCGTAACCGATGGCGGAGAGATTGGCGACGTCGGAACCCGGCGACATGCCGGGCGGAATCGTATTCACGAGTCCAAGTTCGCCGCGCCTCGCCAGCGCATCCATCACCGGCGTATTCGCCGCCTGCATCACGGTCAGGCCGCCGAACGCCTCGTGCGGCTCGTCGGCCATGCCGTCGCCCAGCAAAACCACGTACTTCGTCATGTCAGACCCAGCGCGCGAACGACCGATTCTTCGTCCGCGTCGATTTTGATCGGTGGTTCGCTCACGGCGATGGCGCGATCGGGATCCTTGAGTCCGTGCCCCGTCAGCGTGCACACGATGGTTTCCCCCCCGGAGAGGTCGAGTCGGTCGGCGTATTTGAGCAAACCCGCGACGGACGCCGCAGACGCCGGTTCACAGAAGATGCCGTCCTCCGCCGCGAGGCGTCGATATGCGGCGAGAATCTCGTCGTCGGTCACCATGTCGATCGTACCGCCCGACTCGTCGCGCGCGGCGACGGCCTGTTTCCAACTCGCCGGGTTGCCGATGCGGATCGCCGTCGCGATCGTCTCGGGATTCGCGACCGGATGCCCAAGCACGATGGGCGCGGACCCGGCTGCCTGAAAGCCCATCATCTTCGGTCGCTCGCCGACCAGCCCGCGCTCGAACCACTGCGTGTAGCCGAGCCAATACGCGGTGATGTTGCCCGCGTTGCCCACCGGCAGAAAGTGGTAATCCGGCGCGCGCCCGCCGAGCGCCTCGATGATTTCGAAACTCGCCGTCTTCTGGCCCTGGATTCGATGCGGGTTGATCGAATTGACCAGCGTGACGGGATACTTCTCGCTGACCTCGACCACGAGACGCAATGCGTCGTCAAAGTTGCCCTGCACCTGCAGCACCGTCGCGCCGTGCATCATCGCCTGCGAGAGTTTACCGAGCGCGATCTTGCCGTCGGGGATGAGAACGTACGACCGCATGCCCGCGCGCGACGCGTAGGCTGCCGCCGATGCCGACGTGTTGCCCGTGCTGGCACAGATCACGGCGCGCGCGCCGGATTCCTTCGCCTTGCTGATCGCCATCGTCATCCCGCGGTCCTTGAACGACCCGGTGGGATTGAGCCCCTCGAACTTACAGAGGACGCGCACGCCGCGCCCGACCGCCGCCGCGATCGACGGCGCGGGAATGAGCGGCGTATTGCCTTCGAACAGCGTGACGACATCTTCGTCGCGCGCGACATCGAGCCACTCGCGGTAGGCGCGGATGAGACCGGGCCACGCGTGATGCGACGGTTTCACGGAACCTCCCGAAGAACTTTCATAACGACCGTGGGGCGCGTCACGTGGGGCGACGCATCGATTTCCGCGATGGACTCGCGTATCGCTCCCGTCGTCGCCTCGTGCGTGAGAATGATGACCGGCACCGCCTCGTGGCGATCGCGCCCGTGCTGCACCACCTGGGCAATGCTGATGCCGTGCTGCGCCAGGTGCGTCGCGATATTCGCGAGCACGCCCGGGCGGTCGAGCGCGGTGAAACGCAGATAATACTCGGCCGGAATCTCGTCCTGGGGCAGGATGTCGGCGCGCGCGCGGCTTTCTTCCGGCACGCCCGTCGGAAACTCGTCGCACGGGGCGGTACTCGTGGCAACGCGCGCGATTTCGATCATGTCCGCGACGACCGCATTTGCGGTCGGCATCTGTCCCGCCCCCGCGCCGGTCATGACGAGCGGGCCGACATGCTCGCCGTCGATCAGCACGGCGTTGACCGCGCCGTGCACCTGCCCGATCACCGAGGACGAGGGTACGAGCGTGGGATCGACCGAAAGCCCGATCCGGTCCGCTTCGTCCCGGCGCGCCACGGCGAGCAGCTTGATCGTCATCCCCATCTCGTCGGCGTAAGCGATGTCTTCCGTCGCGATCGCCTCGATCCCCTGCGCACGCACATCTGACGCGGACACCCGAACGCCCCACGCCAGCATCGCCAGGAGCGTGAGCTTATGCGCCGAATCCATGCCGTTCACGTCGAGCGTAGGATCGACCTCGGCGAAACCCCGCCGCTGCGCCTCGGCAAGCGTCTCGGCGAGCGGCGCACGCCGTTGCGTCATCTCGGTGAGAATGAAATTGCACGTGCCGTTCACGATACCGACGACTCGCCGGATGTTTTCCGACGCGAAACCCGTCTTCAGAAGTTGAATGATCGGCACGCCGCCGCAAACGCTGGCTTCGAATCCGATCTTTCGTCCGGTCCGCGTGGCTGCGGCGAAGATTTCGTCTCCGCATTCCGACAGCAGAGCTTTGTTGGCGGTGACGACGTTCTTGCCGGTCTCGAACGCGCGCAGGAGCACGCGACGCGGAATCTCCACGCCGCCCATAAGTTCAACGAGCAAATCCACATCCGAAGCCGCCGCGACCGCTTCGGGGTCGGTTGTGCCCCGCGATGCGTCCATGCCGAGCTCGGCCCACTTTTCCGGCGAACGCGACGCGAATCGCGTGATTTGAAAGGACGTTCCCGTTCGGCGTTCGAGTTCCGCCGTGTGGTTTCGCAGGATGTGCAGAACGCCGGAGCCGACCGTTCCGAGGCCAATCAATCCGACGCGGATGGTTCTCATGGGTACAGCTCCGAGGGTGGCCTGATGCGGTCAGGATACGGCTGAGAGGTCGACCTGTCGGTCGGCCAGGTAGCTGGAACGCACCAGCGGGCCCGACGCGACGAAGCGAAATCCGAGCGAGCGGGCGTGATCGCGGAACTCGTCGAATTCGGCGGGCGTGACGTAGCGGTGCACCGGTTGGTTGCTCTCGCGCGGGCGTAGATATTGACCGATGGTCAGCGCACGAACGCCGTTCGCGTAAAGGTCGGCAAGCGTCGCGTGCACTTCGTCGTTGGTTTCGCCGAGTCCGACCATGATGCCACTCTTCACGAGCGCGTCGGGGCGGCGAGCGGCCATCGAAGAGAGCACGGCGAGCGAACGGTCGTACTCGGCTTGTGGGCGAACCTTGCGCTGCAACCGCCGGACGGTTTCGATGTTGTGATTGAAGATGTCGTACGGCGAACCCGCGACGATCTCGAGCAATTCGGGCCGCGCATGGAAATCCGGCGTGAGAATCTCGACGATGATGGATGCGTCGCGCGACTTGAGTTCACGAACGCACGCCGCGAAATGCGCCGCCCCTTCGTCGGGCAAATCATCGCGCGCCACCGACGTGATGACCACATGCCGCAACCCGACCTCCACGATCATGTCGGCGAGACGGCGCGGCTCCTCGAGGTTCAGTTCGCCCGGGCGATCCCGCACGATGGCGCAAAACGAGCAATTGCGCGTGCAGATGTCACCCATAATCATCACGGTCGCCGTCGGACGTTGAAAGCACTCGCCGATATTCGGGCACTTCGCCGATTCGCACACGGTATGCAGACCGGCTTGACGCAGCCGCACCTTCAGGTCGTGGGCCGCGCCCAGCGATCGGATATGCGGTTTCGCCCATTCGGGCAGGCGATGCGGGTGGTGTTTGACCATGCTAGCCGATCGTTCCGAATTCGAGACGGTCTCCAAAACGGTGGCGGAGGATTCGCTCCACGGCGGGGTCGGCGCGAAGATCCGTCCGCTTGCCCCACCACGTCCGCGCCGCGTTTCGGGCCTGTTCCAACGTGTCCACGTCGCGCGCCAGACTGGCGAAACGAAGTCTCGGCAAGCCGTGCTGGCGAGCACCCAACATATCGCCGGGCCCCCGGATTGCCAAGTCCTCATCGGCGATGCGAAAGCCATCGTCGCAGTCGACGAGCGTCTGGAGCCGACGTTTCGCGGTCTCGGTCAGCGGACCGCGACTGCACAGAACGCACAGGCCCGGGCGGTCGGACCGCCACACCCGGCCGCGGATCTGATGCAAGGAGGAGAGGCCGAAACGCTGCGCATCCTCGATCAGCACCGCGCCGGCCTCGGCCACGTCCACACCGACCTCGATCACGGTCGTCGCGACGAGCACCCGCGTTCGCCCCTCCGCGAAGTCCCGCAGCGCCCGCTCCTTGTCGACACCGGACATTTGCCCGTGGAGGAGGCCGATCGGAATACCGGCGAATCGCATCTCGGCCTCTTTTCGGAAGAATCCCACCGCGTTCGCGATGTCGGACGCCTCCGATTCTTCCACGGCGGGAAAGACAACAAATACGCGATCGCCGCGCGCCAGGGTCGGCGCAAGAAGCCCGAAGGCGCGATCACGTTCGTCTTCGACCCACACCGTCTCGCCGCCTTGGCGCCCCGGCGGTCGCTCGCGGATCACGCCCAGATCGAGGTCGCCGAAAGCCGTGTGCGCGAGAGAGCGCGGGATCGGCGTGGCGGACATGACGAGCACGTGCGGCGTCAGCGCCTTGTCCGAAAGGCGCGCGCGCTGACCGACCCCGAAACGGTGCTGCTCGTCCACGACCACGAAGCCCAGGCGATCGAATTTCGCGCGCGCTCCCAGCAGGGCGTGCGTTCCAAACGCGAGGCCGATTTCGCCCCCGGCCAGTCGCCGGGCGCTTTCACGCACGACGTCCGAAGCTTCGCCGAGGAATAGACCCACGCCCACGCCGAGACGCTCGAAAATCGGCGACCACCGCTCGTATTGCTGCCTCGCCAGCACTTCGGTCGGCGCCATGAGCGCAGCCTGATATCCGCTCTCGATCACGCGCGCCGCCGCGAGAATCGCGACGATGGTCTTTCCACATCCCACGTCGCCCATGAGCAGGCGATGCATCGGTCGGTCGGCGGATAGATCCGCGTGGATGGTCGCGAGCGCCTCGGCCTGCGCCGGCGTCAGGGCGAACCCGACATCATGCAAAATCGCGTCGGCCAGCGACGATTTCATCGGAAGCCGCGCCGTTTTTCCGATTTCCGAATTTTTTCGGCGCAGCAGCAAACCGAGTTGCAGAAAAAACAGCTCGTCGAAGATCAATCGGCGGTATGCAGTCGTGTTCCGACTTGCCAGCGCGAGCGGGTCCGTCTCGTCGGAAGGTCGGTGAATCGCGCGCAGTGCGTCGGCGAGGGTCGGCAGGTCAAGGCCGAGTTCGTCGCGCGGCAACGCGTCAATCAATCGATCCTCCACGAGGTCGATGGCCTGGAGAACCCACTCCGCCAGCCGTTTCGCGGAAACGCCCTCGATTTCGGGATACTTCGGAAGATACTTGGGATACGACGCGTCCGGATCGTCGAGAAACACGACGTCGGGATGGGAGAACGCGAGCTCATCGCGATGCGTTCGCACGATCCCCGACAGCAACATCCGGCGGCCGTCGCGAAAGCTCGATCTCAGTCCCTTCGCCGTCGCGCCGAAAAAATGCGCGCGAATCTCGCCGCTGTCATCCATGATGGTGACCTTGCCGAATGCGCCGCGTCCGCCCCAGCCGCGCGACGAAACAGCGCTCGTGGCCGTTCCGATCACATGAGCGGGTTCGCCGTCGCGAAGCACCGCGATCGGTGTGATGCGGGTTCGATCGACATAGCCGTGGGGAACGATCGTGATGAGGTCTTCGACGCGCTCGTATCCGGCGGCGGCGAGTCGCTTCGCGACGGCGGGTCCCACGCCGTGAAGACGTGTCAGCTCCATGTCCGGCAAACCCGGTCGGGGGCGGTCAGTGCCTTCGGCCGCGACGACGCCGTCGCTGCGCGTCGTTCTTTTCGTCGCGCTGGAATTTCAGTTCGTCGCGCGGCTCGCCGCCCGGGGCCCCTGCATCACCTTGCGGCGCCGGTGCGTTTTGGGGTCGCTGTGCTTGCGGGGGCGGTCCCCCCTGCGGTCGTTGGGGCGGCGGAGGGCCTTGTGGACGATTCGAGGGTGGTCCGCCCTGCGTCCGTTGCGGCTGCGGTCCCGCTTGCGGCTTCTGGGGATGGGGACCGCCCTGCGGACGGTTCTGCTGCGGCGCGTTCGGGCCGCCACCGGGACGATCGGAACGGGGTTTCTGACCGTGCTGCGGCTGGGGACGCCGATTTCGGTCGCCGTCGAAACGCCGTTGCTCGTCCTGAACCGGCGGCTTGGGTTGGTGGCGACGCGATTCGGCCTCGCGGCGTCGCTTTTCTTCCTCTTCCTGGCGACGCACCTCTCGCATCTCCGCCTCGACCAGATCGGCGGTGAGCGCCGGGGGCGGCGGCATTTCGATGCGATCCGCGGTGACCGCGTTGTCGGTCTCGATCAGGCTCTCGATGCGATTCAGAAGCTTTTCGGTATCGCCCAGGACCTGCTCCTGAGCCTCCTGGTCCGCGGAATCGAATCCGTCGAAGTCGTGAAGAATCTCGGTCAGCGCGACCTCGACGGGAATGCGCAGGTCGGCGCGGGCGATCTGGTCCTTGACCTTGTTGCGGATGATCGTCTGCACCCGCTCGATCGGACGGTTGTTGGTCCGATCCGCCCGCACCTGGGTGTAGAGATCGCGGAGTTCGGTAATCAGATTCTGAAGGTTTTCCATCGTTTCGGGCTCCCGGGAATCGCGCCGCCGTTCCTCGCGCGAACAGACAGTGTGCGCGAAGGGCGCGATGCGATCAAGTCGAACTTCGGCTTACATGAGTTCCTTGTAGAACTGAAGGGGATCGATGCGCGGAAACTGATATTGCTTGATCTTGCACTGGGCGAGACGGATATACAGGTCGCGCGCGTGATCGGGATCACCCGCCGCGATGCCCTTCGCCACGTTTTGAATCAGCTTGTTCGCACGACGCGGGTGGAACCGAATCAGATCGCCGAATCGCAGCTCTCCCTCGAACGGCAATACCCGCGCGTCGAAGATCTCGCCCTTGATGAAGGACACCGGATTGTCCTCGCCGACGACCAGTTTCTCGTCGGTGAACAGATCGCGGCATTCGACTCGATCGTCGTGCACGCGCTTGATGAGAAAGAGACCCCGCCGGGACTGGAGGAAGCCGGCGAAGACTTCGTGGTCGCGCTCGGCGGGATCGCGGGCGATCTCCTCGACGAAGACCGCCAGAGGAGTCCGGCCCACATCGTCGAGCGGACGCTCGAACAAAAACCAGTCGAGGTACCCTTTCATCACTTCTTCGTAGTAGTCCTCGTTGTCGGGCTTGACGCCGATCTGGCCGAAATAGAATCGGCGGGCTTCGGTCATTTCGATGCGGTAGCGGTCGTGCGCGAACTGCGCGACACGGTCCAGATAGTCGGAGAGCGGCGCGGTCATCGCGGGCGGTTCAGTCCCGGGCGAAGACGGTTCGCCCGCCGACCAGGGTGCGTTTCACGTCCGCCTTCATCGCGCGGCCGATGAACGGCGAATTCTTGGAGAGCGAGTAGATGCGGTCCGTCGTGAACGTATACGTCGCCTTCGGATCGAAAATCGTGATGTCGGCCAAGGCGCCTTTGGTCAGCGTGCCGTGGGGAAGATTGAACGCCTTGCACGGCGCGACGGTGAGCAGCTCGATCGCGCGCATCTCGCTGATGACGCCGGCCTCGACGAGTTCCCACGTCAGGGAAAACGCGGTCTCAAGGCCGATGATCCCGTTCGCGGCCTTCTCGAACTCGCAATCCTTGACGAGCTTTTCGTGCGGCGCGTGATCGGTCGCGATGGCGTCGATCGTGCCGTCGGCGAGCGCCTCTCGCACGGCCTCGCGGTCGTCCACGCCCCGCAGCGGCGGCGCCATCTTGAAATTCGTGTCGTATTCGCCCACGTCTTCGTCGATCAACATGAAGTGGTGCGGCGCGGCTTCGCAGGTGACCGGCACGCCGCGCGCTTTCGCCATTCGGACGATCTCGATCGCGCCCTTTGTCGAGATGTGCTGAATGTGCAGGCGCGCCCCCGTCAGGGCCGAGAGCACCACGTCGCGGGCGACCATCGTGTCTTCGGCCGCCGCGGGCACGCCCCGCAACCCGAGCCGCATGGAATGAAATCCCGAATTCATCGGCGCGTCGCCGGCCAGATGCTCGTCGATCGCGTGTACCGAGACCGGCACGCCGAAGGAGTTGGCATAGACGAGCGCGTTGCGCATCACGGCGGCGTTCATCACGCACCGTCCGTCGTCCGTGAACCCGATCACGCCGTGCTCGTAAAGCTCGCCCATCTCCGTGAGCGACTCGCCCGCCAGACCCTTGGTGACGGCCGCCATCGGGTAAACACGGGCGAGATCCGCCTCCTTCGCCTTGGCAAGGATGAGCGCGGTCACCGAGGAGTGGTCGTTGACGGGATTCGTGTTGGCCATGCTGCAGACCGACGTGAATCCGCCGGACACCGCGGCCATGCAGCCCGTGGCGATGGTTTCCTTCTGCTCGTATCCCGGCTCGCGCAGGTGGACATGAAGATCGACGAAACCGGGCGTCGCGATGCAACCCTTCGCGTCGATGCGCTCCGCCACGTCGGCGACCTTTTCGCCCGG
This genomic window contains:
- the lipA gene encoding lipoyl synthase; translated protein: MVKHHPHRLPEWAKPHIRSLGAAHDLKVRLRQAGLHTVCESAKCPNIGECFQRPTATVMIMGDICTRNCSFCAIVRDRPGELNLEEPRRLADMIVEVGLRHVVITSVARDDLPDEGAAHFAACVRELKSRDASIIVEILTPDFHARPELLEIVAGSPYDIFNHNIETVRRLQRKVRPQAEYDRSLAVLSSMAARRPDALVKSGIMVGLGETNDEVHATLADLYANGVRALTIGQYLRPRESNQPVHRYVTPAEFDEFRDHARSLGFRFVASGPLVRSSYLADRQVDLSAVS
- a CDS encoding threonine synthase; the encoded protein is MKPSHHAWPGLIRAYREWLDVARDEDVVTLFEGNTPLIPAPSIAAAVGRGVRVLCKFEGLNPTGSFKDRGMTMAISKAKESGARAVICASTGNTSASAAAYASRAGMRSYVLIPDGKIALGKLSQAMMHGATVLQVQGNFDDALRLVVEVSEKYPVTLVNSINPHRIQGQKTASFEIIEALGGRAPDYHFLPVGNAGNITAYWLGYTQWFERGLVGERPKMMGFQAAGSAPIVLGHPVANPETIATAIRIGNPASWKQAVAARDESGGTIDMVTDDEILAAYRRLAAEDGIFCEPASAASVAGLLKYADRLDLSGGETIVCTLTGHGLKDPDRAIAVSEPPIKIDADEESVVRALGLT
- a CDS encoding dihydroorotase, with the translated sequence MRTLIAKSRVIDPASGLDEPRDILIEDGRILDLVRPGEKVADVAERIDAKGCIATPGFVDLHVHLREPGYEQKETIATGCMAAVSGGFTSVCSMANTNPVNDHSSVTALILAKAKEADLARVYPMAAVTKGLAGESLTEMGELYEHGVIGFTDDGRCVMNAAVMRNALVYANSFGVPVSVHAIDEHLAGDAPMNSGFHSMRLGLRGVPAAAEDTMVARDVVLSALTGARLHIQHISTKGAIEIVRMAKARGVPVTCEAAPHHFMLIDEDVGEYDTNFKMAPPLRGVDDREAVREALADGTIDAIATDHAPHEKLVKDCEFEKAANGIIGLETAFSLTWELVEAGVISEMRAIELLTVAPCKAFNLPHGTLTKGALADITIFDPKATYTFTTDRIYSLSKNSPFIGRAMKADVKRTLVGGRTVFARD
- a CDS encoding cofactor-independent phosphoglycerate mutase, which produces MTKYVVLLGDGMADEPHEAFGGLTVMQAANTPVMDALARRGELGLVNTIPPGMSPGSDVANLSAIGYAPERVYSGRAPLEAASIGVRLAPDETALRTNLVTLRQAEGGALVMDDYSAGHISSDDARPLIEALNDAFAGDGVKFYPGVGYRHLGVARGFDDSLKTRAPHDIMGERIDGHLPRGTGADLLNSLMERSRDVFANLPENTRLKTPVTQIWFWGQGKAPTIPTMREQYGLDGAVVSAVDLVRGIGVYLGLKVLHVEGATGWLDTNYAGKVAAAVEFLESGGDFVFVHVEAPDECGHVGKPELKKQAIEDFDTNVVAPMLDYLRTQPSYRLLILPDHPTPLALRTHTNSPVPYVLAGSTDVGDATGRGYNEFDAAATGLVIPSGPDLFRRFLARS
- a CDS encoding ATP-dependent DNA helicase RecG translates to MELTRLHGVGPAVAKRLAAAGYERVEDLITIVPHGYVDRTRITPIAVLRDGEPAHVIGTATSAVSSRGWGGRGAFGKVTIMDDSGEIRAHFFGATAKGLRSSFRDGRRMLLSGIVRTHRDELAFSHPDVVFLDDPDASYPKYLPKYPEIEGVSAKRLAEWVLQAIDLVEDRLIDALPRDELGLDLPTLADALRAIHRPSDETDPLALASRNTTAYRRLIFDELFFLQLGLLLRRKNSEIGKTARLPMKSSLADAILHDVGFALTPAQAEALATIHADLSADRPMHRLLMGDVGCGKTIVAILAAARVIESGYQAALMAPTEVLARQQYERWSPIFERLGVGVGLFLGEASDVVRESARRLAGGEIGLAFGTHALLGARAKFDRLGFVVVDEQHRFGVGQRARLSDKALTPHVLVMSATPIPRSLAHTAFGDLDLGVIRERPPGRQGGETVWVEDERDRAFGLLAPTLARGDRVFVVFPAVEESEASDIANAVGFFRKEAEMRFAGIPIGLLHGQMSGVDKERALRDFAEGRTRVLVATTVIEVGVDVAEAGAVLIEDAQRFGLSSLHQIRGRVWRSDRPGLCVLCSRGPLTETAKRRLQTLVDCDDGFRIADEDLAIRGPGDMLGARQHGLPRLRFASLARDVDTLEQARNAARTWWGKRTDLRADPAVERILRHRFGDRLEFGTIG
- a CDS encoding homoserine dehydrogenase, which gives rise to MRTIRVGLIGLGTVGSGVLHILRNHTAELERRTGTSFQITRFASRSPEKWAELGMDASRGTTDPEAVAAASDVDLLVELMGGVEIPRRVLLRAFETGKNVVTANKALLSECGDEIFAAATRTGRKIGFEASVCGGVPIIQLLKTGFASENIRRVVGIVNGTCNFILTEMTQRRAPLAETLAEAQRRGFAEVDPTLDVNGMDSAHKLTLLAMLAWGVRVSASDVRAQGIEAIATEDIAYADEMGMTIKLLAVARRDEADRIGLSVDPTLVPSSSVIGQVHGAVNAVLIDGEHVGPLVMTGAGAGQMPTANAVVADMIEIARVATSTAPCDEFPTGVPEESRARADILPQDEIPAEYYLRFTALDRPGVLANIATHLAQHGISIAQVVQHGRDRHEAVPVIILTHEATTGAIRESIAEIDASPHVTRPTVVMKVLREVP